One segment of Ricinus communis isolate WT05 ecotype wild-type chromosome 8, ASM1957865v1, whole genome shotgun sequence DNA contains the following:
- the LOC8263149 gene encoding serine/threonine-protein kinase GRIK2: MYRKSYSIARAMGCCSCFGFSWKPKRQSRPVTGRNYNLSQELLLDEEIEDEDDGSYNGDITDTTYEDDGELPNRVKRSEEILRFREQNGMICRQFPVKETQILIRSEDENGNKMINEYVRECKIGAGSYGKVVLYRSSLDGKHYAIKAFHKSHLLKLRVAPSETAMSDVLREVLIMKMLDHPNIVNLIEVIDDPNTDHFYMVLEYVDGKWVWEGSGPPGGIEEITARKYLRDIVAGLMYLHAHNIVHGDIKPDNLLVTRSGRVKIGDFSVSQVFEDDNDELRRSPGTPVFTAPECCLGLTYHGKAADTWAVGVTLYCMILGQYPFLGETLQDTYDKIVNNPLVLPDEMNAQLRDLLEGLLCKDPKLRLTLDSVVKHSWVIGEDGPISQYFCWCKRNSLQKEQSNGSNTEPHMTIINSDETCTD, translated from the exons ATGTATCGTAAGAGCTACTCAATTGCTAGAGCAATGGGCTGTTGTAGCTGCTTTGGATTCTCATGGAAGCCCAAACGACAATCAAGACCTGTTACTGGGAGGAATTATAATCTCTCCCAGGAACTTTTGTTGGATGAAGAAATTGAAGATGAGGACGATGGCTCATACAATGGTGACATTACCGACACTACTTATGAGGATGATGGTGAGTTGCCAAACCGTGTCAAACGCTCAGAAGAGATTTTAAGATTTCGAGAACAGAATGGAATGATTTGCAGGCAATTTCCTGTTAAGGAAACTCAGATACTTATTCGCTCAGAG GATGAGAATGGCAATAAAATGATCAATGAATATGTTCGTGAGTGTAAGATTGGTGCTGGTAGCTATGGTAAAGTG GTTTTGTATCGGAGCAGTTTAGATGGGAAGCATTATGCAATTAAG GCTTTTCATAAGTCTCATTTGTTGAAGCTGCGTGTTGCACCTTCAGAGACTGCAATGAGTGATGTTCTCCGTGAG GTTCTGATCATGAAAATGCTGGACCATCCTAATATTGTCAATCTCATTGAGGTGATTGATGACCCAAACACAGATCACTTCTACATGG TTCTTGAATATGTTGATGGAAAATGGGTTTGGGAAGGTTCTGGTCCTCCCGGTGGAATTGAAGAAATTACTGCTAGAAAGTACTTACGAGATATCGTAGCTGGGCTTATGTATCTCCATGCTCAT AATATAGTGCATGGCGACATTAAACCTGACAATCTGTTGGTTACTCGATCGGGTAGAGTGAAGATAGGAGATTTCAGTGTTAGCCAGGTCTTTGAG GATGATAATGATGAGCTCCGCCGGTCTCCTGGGACCCCCGTTTTCACTGCACCCGAGTGCTGTCTAG GGCTGACTTATCATGGCAAAGCCGCTGACACATGGGCAGTAGGAGTGACTTTGTACTGTATGATTCTTGGACAATACCCATTTCTTGGAGAAACACTGCAGGATACATATGATAAG ATTGTTAACAATCCTTTAGTTCTCCCGGATGAAATGAATGCGCAGCTGAGGGACTTACTTGAAGGACTTCTTTGCAAAG ATCCAAAACTGAGGCTCACATTAGATTCTGTAGTGAAACATAGTTGGGTTATTGGAGAAGATGGCCCGATTTCTCAATACTTTTGTTGGTGCAAGCGTAATAGCCTTCAGAAGGAACAATCAAATGGGAGCAACACTGAACCACACATGACGATTATCAATTCTGATGAGACTTGTACTGACTAA
- the LOC8263150 gene encoding probable pyridoxal 5'-phosphate synthase subunit PDX2 → MAVVGVLALQGSFNEHIAALKRLGVKGVEIRKPEQLDNVTSLIIPGGESTTMAKLAEYHNLFPALREFVQTGKPVWGTCAGLIFLADKAVGQKTGGQELVGGLDCTVHRNYFGSQIQSFETELSVPELVSKEGGPETFRGVFIRAPAVVEVGPGVEVLAEYPVPSTNVLYSSSAVQIQEENAVPEKRVIVAVKQGNMLGTAFHPELTADTRWHSFFLKMGGDAREEASTSIVPVGGVDESVDEKQRIDLPIYQ, encoded by the exons ATGGCTGTTGTCGGCGTCCTTGCTCTTCAGGGTTCTTTCAACGAACACATTGCAG CCCTTAAAAGATTGGGAGTGAAAGGAGTAGAGATAAGGAAGCCAGAACAGCTTGATAATGTCACTTCTCTTATAATTCCTGGTGGTGAAAGCACCACTATGGCTAAACTCGCCGAGTATCATAACTTG TTCCCTGCTTTGCGTGAGTTTGTGCAGACAGGAAAGCCTGTATGGGGAACATGTGCAGGTCTCATATTCTTGGCAGACAAGGCCGTGG GGCAAAAGACAGGAGGTCAAGAATTAGTTGGTGGCCTAGATTGCACAGTTCACAGGAATTACTTTGGCAGTCAG ATTCAAAGCTTTGAGACGGAGCTATCAGTTCCAGAACTTGTATCTAAAGAAGGTGGTCCTGAAACATTCCGTGGAGTTTTTATTCGCGCTCCTGCTGTAGTTGAAGTTGGACCTGGAGTTGAAGTGCTGGCTGAGTATCCAGTACCATCTACCAATGTTCTGTATTCAAGTTCTGCTGTTCAAATCCAAGAG GAAAATGCTGTGCCCGAAAAGAGAGTCATCGTAGCGGTGAAGCAGGGGAATATGCTCGGAACTGCTTTTCATCCTGAACTGACAGCAGATACTCGatg GCACAGTTTCTTCCTGAAGATGGGAGGTGATGCTCGAGAAGAGGCCTCAACTAGCATCGTCCCAGTTGGAGGAGTAGATGAAAGTGTCGATGAAAAACAAAGGATTGATCTTCCTATCTATCAATAA
- the LOC8263151 gene encoding uncharacterized protein LOC8263151 has product MAKVRSWIWVAFFVVLLVAEATIVQGAGNGNGNGNNGNNNGNGNIGDYNGNGNNGNDNGNGNAGDSNGNGNNGNGNGNGNGNGNGSNGNGNNGNGNGNGNGNGNGNNGKKKDKSEDFDEAEPLKTGQERARCKAKGACYKKTLECPAQCPNKKPHKNKKQKGCHVDCSSKCEATCKWRKPNCNGYGSLCYDPRFVGGDGVMFYFHGAKGGNFAVVSDNNLQINAHFIGTRPQGRTRDFTWVQALSVMFDTHNLVIAAKKVSTWNDNIDALIVKWDGEAISIPTDGQAEWGVNGEEREVVVERTDDTNSLRLRVAGLVEIDIKVRPIGKQENLVHNYQLPDDDAFAHLETQFKFKNLSDLVEGILGKTYRPDYVSPVKTGVPMPMMGGEDKYQTPSLLSPLCKACRFQQSQSTGIATI; this is encoded by the exons ATGGCTAAAGTAAGGTCATGGATTTGGGTGGCTTTCTTTGTTGTATTACTTGTAGCTGAGGCTACCATTGTCCAAGGTGCAGGAAATGGTAATGGGAATGGTAACAATGGCAATAATAATGGAAATGGAAATATAGGTGACTACAATGGCAATGGCAACAATGGCAATGATAACGGCAATGGCAACGCAGGCGATAGCAATGGCAATGGCAACAATGGCAATGGCAACGGCAACGGCAATGGCAATGGCAATGGCAGCAATGGCAACGGCAACAATGGCAATGGAAACGGCAACGGCAACGGCAATGGAAATGGCAataatggaaagaaaaaagataaaagtgaGGACTTCGATGAGGCCGAGCCTCTAAAGACAGGACAGGAAAGAGCTCGTTGCAAAGCGAAGGGAGCTTGTTACAAGAAGACACTCGAGTGTCCAGCACAGTGCCCCAACAAGAAGCCccataagaacaagaaacaGAAAGGGTGCCATGTTGACTGCAGCAGCAAGTGTGAGGCCACTTGCAAGT GGAGAAAACCAAACTGCAATGGATATGGCTCTCTCTGCTATGATCCTAGGTTTGTTGGTGGTGATGGGGTGATGTTCTACTTCCATGGAGCAAAAGGAGGAAACTTTGCAGTTGTATCAGATAACAACCTTCAAATCAATGCCCACTTCATTGGAACTAGACCTCAAGGAAGGACTAGAGACTTCACATGGGTGCAAGCACTTTCTGTCATGTTCGATACTCACAATCTTGTCATTGCTGCCAAGAAAGTATCAACCTGGAATGATAACATTGACGCCCTGATAGTGAAATGGGATGGCGAAGCAATCAGCATTCCTACTGATGGACAAGCTGAATGGGGAGTCAATGGAGAAGAAAGAGAGGTTGTCGTAGAGAGAACTGATGATACTAATAGTTTGCGTCTCAGAGTTGCTGGTCTAGTAGAAATTGACATAAAAGTCAGGCCAATTGGTAAACAAGAAAATCTTGTTCATAACTATCAATTACCTGATGACGATGCTTTTGCCCATCTGGAGACACAGTTCAAGTTCAAGAACTTATCTGATCTTGTGGAGGGAATTTTGGGCAAGACTTACAGGCCAGACTATGTCAGTCCTGTCAAAACTGGTGTGCCTATGCCAATGATGGGTGGTGAAGATAAGTACCAAACTCCATCTCTCCTGTCACCTCTTTGCAAAGCATGCAGGTTTCAGCAAAGTCAATCTACTGGGATCGCAACAATCTAA
- the LOC8263152 gene encoding uncharacterized protein LOC8263152, with the protein MDKRKSCMLLAFFLVFVLMEANTVQAQKKSNSSSIKKSPYDAAITHYYMLPTLPTGNEQAYCLARGACQNKTLVCPDQCKERKPAQNKKQKGCFIDCSSKCEATCRWRRPNCNGYGSLCYDPRFVGGDGVMFYFHGEKGGNFAIVSDDNLQINAHLIGTRPQGRTRDFTWVQALSIMFDTHTLVIAAKKVAHWDNNIDALIVKWDGMVVDIPTDGEAEWRTNGEEREVVVERTDDANTVRTTVANLVELNIKVRPIGKEENRIHNYQLPENDAFAHLETQFKFFNLTDLVEGVLGKTYRPDYVSPVKIGVPMPMMGGEDKYRIPSIFSPLCSVCRFQRQFSFEAIKEVSEY; encoded by the exons ATGGATAAAAGAAAGTCATGTATGCTACTagctttctttcttgttttcgTCTTGATGGAAGCAAACACCGTTCAAGCTCAAAAGAAAAGCAATAGCAGCAGCATAAAGAAGTCCCCCTATGACGCTGCTATAACTCATTACTACATGTTGCCGACATTACCTACAGGGAATGAACAAGCTTATTGCCTGGCCAGAGGGGCCTGCCAGAACAAAACCTTGGTCTGTCCAGATCAATGCAAAGAGAGGAAGCCTGCACAAAACAAGAAGCAGAAAGGTTGCTTTATTGACTGTAGTAGCAAATGTGAAGCCACCTGCAGAT GGAGAAGGCCTAACTGCAATGGTTATGGCTCTCTGTGTTATGATCCTCGATTCGTCGGTGGTGATGGTGTGATGTTCTACTTCCATGGAGAAAAGGGAGGAAACTTTGCCATTGTCTCTGATGATAACCTACAAATCAATGCACACTTAATCGGAACTCGACCACAAGGAAGAACTAGAGACTTTACATGGGTGCAAGCTCTCTCCATCATGTTTGACACTCACACACTAGTTATTGCAGCAAAGAAAGTCGCACACTGGGATAATAACATTGATGCTCTTATAGTAAAGTGGGATGGAATGGTAGTTGACATCCCCACTGATGGCGAGGCGGAATGGAGGACTAATGGTGAAGAAAGAGAGGTTGTTGTTGAAAGAACAGATGATGCTAATACTGTACGAACCACAGTTGCCAATCTAGTGgagttaaatataaaagtgagGCCAATTGGGAAAGAAGAGAACAGGATTCATAACTATCAGTTGCCAGAAAATGATGCTTTTGCTCATCTGGAGACACAGTTCAAGTTTTTCAATCTGACAGATCTTGTTGAAGGAGTTTTGGGCAAGACTTACAGGCCAGATTATGTTAGCCCTGTCAAGATTGGTGTTCCTATGCCAATGATGGGTGGAGAAGACAAGTACCGTATTCCATCTATCTTTTCACCTCTTTGCAGTGTTTGCAGATTTCAAAGACAGTTTAGCTTTGAAGCTATTAAGGAAGTATCTGAATACTaa
- the LOC8263153 gene encoding beta-galactosidase 8, translating into MGRKEILVVFFFSVVLAETSFAANVTYDHRALLIDGKRRVLISGSIHYPRSTPEMWPGLIQKSKDGGLDVIETYVFWNGHEPVRNQYNFEGRYDLVKFVKLVAEAGLYVHIRIGPYVCAEWNYGGFPLWLHFIPGIKFRTDNEPFKAEMQRFTAKIVDMMKQEKLYASQGGPIILSQIENEYGNIDSAFGPAAKTYINWAAGMAISLDTGVPWVMCQQADAPDPVINTCNGFYCDQFTPNSKNKPKMWTENWSGWFQSFGGAVPYRPVEDLAFAVARFYQLSGTFQNYYMYHGGTNFGRTTGGPFISTSYDYDAPLDEYGLLRQPKWGHLKDVHKAIKLCEEALIATDPTTTSLGSNLEATVYKTGSLCAAFLANIATTDKTVTFNGNSYNLPAWSVSILPDCKNVALNTAKINSVTIVPSFARQSLVGDVDSSKAIGSGWSWINEPVGISKNDAFVKSGLLEQINTTADKSDYLWYSLSTNIKGDEPFLEDGSQTVLHVESLGHALHAFINGKLAGSGTGKSSNAKVTVDIPITLTPGKNTIDLLSLTVGLQNYGAFYELTGAGITGPVKLKAQNGNTVDLSSQQWTYQIGLKGEDSGISSGSSSEWVSQPTLPKNQPLIWYKTSFDAPAGNDPVAIDFTGMGKGEAWVNGQSIGRYWPTNVSPSSGCADSCNYRGGYSSNKCLKNCGKPSQTFYHIPRSWIKSSRNILVLLEEIGGDPTQIAFATRQVGSLCSHVSESHPQPVDMWNTDSEGGKRSGPVLSLQCPHPDKVISSIKFASFGTPHGSCGSYSHGKCSSTSALSIVQKACVGSKSCNVGVSINTFGDPCRGVKKSLAVEASCT; encoded by the exons atggGAAGGAAAGAGATTCTGGTGGTGTTCTTTTTTAGTGTTGTTCTTGCAGAGACATCGTTTGCTGCTAATGTGACTTATGATCATAGAGCTCTGTTGATCGATGGCAAACGCCGAGTTTTGATCTCTGGTTCCATTCATTATCCTCGTAGCACTCCTGAG ATGTGGCCAGGTCTTATACAGAAATCAAAAGATGGAGGTCTTGATGTTATTGAGACTTATGTATTCTGGAATGGACATGAACCAGTTCGTAACCAG TATAATTTTGAAGGAAGATATGACCTAGTGAAATTTGTGAAGTTAGTAGCAGAAGCTGGACTTTATGTTCATATTCGAATCGGCCCATATGTTTGTGCAGAATGGAATTATGg TGGTTTTCCTCTTTGGCTGCATTTTATACCCGGAATCAAGTTTCGAACTGATAATGAACCATTCAAG GCTGAAATGCAGCGATTCACGGCTAAGATTGTGGACATGATGAAGCAGGAGAAGCTTTATGCATCTCAAGGAGGACCCATCATTTTATCACAG ATTGAAAATGAGTATGGAAACATTGATTCAGCTTTTGGACCTGCTGCTAAAACCTATATCAATTGGGCAGCAGGCATGGCCATATCTTTGGACACTGGAGTGCCCTGGGTCATGTGCCAGCAAGCGGATGCCCCTGATCCTGTT ATAAATACCTGCAATGGATTCTACTGTGACCAATTTACCCCAAATTCtaaaaacaaacccaaaatgTGGACAGAGAACTGGAGTGGATG GTTTCAATCCTTTGGTGGTGCTGTTCCCTACAGACCAGTTGAAGACCTTGCATTTGCCGTAGCAAGATTTTACCAGCTAAGTGGAACTTTCCAAAACTATTATATG TACCATGGTGGGACTAACTTTGGCCGGACTACTGGTGGACCCTTCATCTCTACAAGTTATGATTATGATGCCCCTCTTGATGAATATG GACTTCTTAGACAACCTAAGTGGGGTCACTTGAAAGATGTGCATAAGGCCATAAAACTCTGCGAGGAAGCACTAATAGCCACTGATCCAACAACTACTTCTCTAGGTTCTAACTtggag gcAACAGTTTATAAAACAGGATCACTATGTGCTGCTTTTCTTGCCAACATTGCCACCACTGACAAAACTGTAACCTTCAATGGCAATTCATATAATTTGCCTGCATGGTCTGTGAGCATCTTACCAGACTGCAAGAATGTAGCTCTCAATACTGCAAAG ATTAACTCAGTGACTATAGTTCCAAGCTTCGCCCGTCAATCTCTGGTTGGTGATGTTGATTCCTCCAAGGCAATTGGCTCTGGTTGGAGTTGGATAAATGAACCAGTAGGTATCTCAAAGAATGATGCATTTGTGAAATCTGGACTACTGGAGCAAATAAATACTACAGCTGATAAGAGTGACTACTTATGGTACTCATTGAG CACTAATATTAAAGGTGATGAGCCCTTCCTCGAAGATGGATCTCAAACTGTTCTTCATGTGGAATCACTTGGCCATGCCCTTCATGCTTTTATTAACGGAAAGCTTGCAG GTAGTGGAACAGGCAAGAGTAGCAATGCAAAGGTTACAGTAGATATTCCCATTACACTCACACCTGGAAAGAATACAATTGATCTCCTAAGTTTGACTGTTGGACTTCAG AATTATGGAGCTTTTTATGAGTTGACTGGCGCCGGGATCACCGGTCCAGTAAAGCTGAAAGCACAAAATGGCAATACTGTTGATCTCTCTTCACAGCAATGGACGTACCAG ATTGGACTTAAAGGCGAAGATTCAGGTATCTCCAGTGGAAGTTCTTCAGAATGGGTTTCACAGCCTACCCTGCCTAAGAATCAGCCTTTGATATGGTACAAG ACCAGTTTCGATGCACCCGCCGGTAATGATCCCGTTGCAATTGATTTCACTGGAATGGGAAAGGGTGAGGCCTGGGTGAATGGACAAAGTATTGGACGATATTGGCCAACTAATGTGTCTCCAAGTAGCGGATGCGCCGACTCTTGCAATTACAGGGGAGGTTATAGTTCAAACAAATGCCTGAAGAACTGCGGAAAGCCTTCTCAGACATT CTACCATATACCTCGTTCTTGGATCAAATCAAGCAGAAACATTCTTGTGTTGCTTGAAGAAATTGGTGGGGATCCAACACAAATAGCTTTTGCTACAAGACAGGTTGGAAGTTTGTGTTCTCATGTGTCGGAATCCCACCCACAACCTGTAGATATGTGGAACACAGATTCAGAAGGAGGAAAAAGATCAGGACCTGTACTATCATTACAGTGCCCACACCCAGATAAGGTCATTTCTTCAATCAAGTTTGCAAGCTTTGGAACCCCACATGGCAGTTGTGGAAGTTATAGCCATGGCAAATGTAGCAGCACAAGTGCTCTTTCCATTGTACAGAAG GCTTGTGTTGGATCAAAGAGTTGTAATGTTGGAGTGTCGATCAACACATTTGGTGATCCATGCAGAGGAGTAAAGAAGAGTTTAGCAGTAGAAGCATCCTGTACATGA